The sequence CTGGAGTGCCGAGGGGCGGCTGATCTTCCTTGGTCGCAGCGACCATCAGGTGAAAATCCGGGGCCAGCGGATCGAACTGGGCGAGATCGAAGCGCGGCTTGCCGGGCATTCATCGGTACGCGAGGCGGTTGTGATCGCCCGGGAGGGTGCGGGCGACGTGCCAGAACTGGTGGGGTATGTCATCGCCGATACCGACGTGACCGAGGAAACCCTGCGCGGGCATCTGTCGGAGGCGCTACCCGAGGTCATGGTGCCGCGTCATGTCGTGACGCTGGACCATTTCCCGTTGACCCCGAATAAGAAAATCGACCGCAATGCCCTACCGGCGCCCGAGGCGAAGGCCGAACCCGAAGCCGTGGTGGAGGCCCCGGCGAAAGGCGGTAGCGCCGAGACCATCGCGCGTATCTGGGGGCGGGTTCTGGGCGTGCAAGGCGTGCAGGGTAGCGACAGTTTCTTCGAACTGGGGGGGCATTCCCTTCTGGCGGTGCAGGCGCACCGCGAAATCCGCGGCGAACTGGAAGTGGCCAAGCTGGCGATCACGGATATTTTCCGGTTCCCCGTCTTGAACGCACTGGCGGCGCATGTGGATGGATTGTTGGGCACGACGCCCGAACCGGCAGCCGAACCTGCGGCCGAGGACGCGCCGGATGTCAGTGAAACGATGTCGCGGCGGCGGGCCATGCGGGCGAACCGGGGGCGTCGCGCGGGATGAACGACTTGGCCGACATATTCGCGGAGGACACGGTCGAGGCCCTGGCACGGGGCCTGTTCCCCGAGGACGTGACCATGGGTTTTGCCTTTCCGTGGGGCACACCCGAGGGGTTGCTGCCCGGAGAGGCCTCGGGCCTGCGCCGCCCCGGCGAAAAGCGGTTGGCCGAATTCGCCGCGGGCCGCCGCGCCGCGCATCAGGCGATGGAGCGTTTGGGCATGCCGGTGCGGGCCGTGGCCCATGGGCCGGACCGCGCGCCGGTCTGGCCGCGGGGGGTGGTGGGCAGTATCTCGCATAGCGATACACATTGCCTTGCGGTACTGGCCAAGGCCGGAACCTATGCGGCGCTTGGCCTTGATCTGGAAGAGGACCGGGATTTGCCACGTGATCTGATCGAGGTGGTCTGTAGCCCGGCCGAGCGCGGCTGGCTGTCGGTCCAGCCCGAGGGTGAGCGCGGGAGGCTGGCCCGGTTGATTTTTTCGGCCAAGGAATGCGCCTACAAGGCACAGTATGGTGTGACACAGCAATTGATCGGCTTCGAGGCGTTCGAGATTACGCCGGACCTTGAAACCGGCCAGTTCGAGGCGACCTTCACGCAGGATGTCGTGCCGTTCAACCGGGGGGCTTGTTTGCACGGGCTATTCAGTTTTGGCGGCGGGGTCATCCTGACGGGCATGGCATTGCCGCGTGAGGGCGTCGCGGGCTAGGTTCCAAGGGCAGATGAGCAGGGATTCGTGGCATGGCTGGATGGCGGCGCAGGCTTCTTTTGATACCCGTCGCGGTTTTAGCGGCGGTGCCATTCCTTCGCGATTGGTTCGGGCCTTCCAAAGCTGAGCCGGAGGCGGTGGATGCGGCTTATGCCGCACGCTTGGCACCTCCGGAAGGGCTTCTGCGAGTGTATCACCTTGGGCATTCCCTGGTCGGGCGCGACATGCCCGCGATGCTGAGGCAGCTTGCCGGTGAGGGGCATGAGTACGAGGTGCAGCTTGGGTGGGGTACCTCGCTCAAGCACCATTGGGAAGAGGATTTGCCGATCAATGGGTTCGAGCGTGAGAACGATCACCCGCGTTATCGTGATGCGAAGGAAGCTGTGGCATCGGGCGAATATGACGCCGTGATCCTGACCGAGATGGTCGAGATACGCGATGCGATCAAGTACCACGACAGCGGAAGGTACTTTCCGAAATGGGCGGAACTGGCGCGCAAAGGGAATCCTGACGCGCGGGTGTATCTTTATGAAACATGGCATCCGCTGGATGATCCCGAGGGCTGGCTTGCGCGGCTGGATGCGGATCTGGCCCGTTATTGGGAAAAGGGCGTTTTGTTGCCCGATCTGGCGGTGAATGCCCCTGACAGCCCGGTCCGGGTGATCCCGGCGGGGCAGGTCATGGCGCGCTTTGTGCGCGAGGTTGAGGCCATTGGCGGTGTCGGTAATATCCGTACTCGTGAGGACCTGTTCGCGCGGGCAGAGGGTGGCAGCCTTGACCCGATCCATGTCAATGATCTGGGGGCTTATCTGGTGGCGCTGACCCATTACGCGGTACTGTATCACCGCTCACCCGAGGGCCTGCCGCATGAATTGCGGCTGGCCGATGGTCGCACGGCAAAGGCCCCGAGTGCAGAGGCGGCGGCGCTTATGCAGCGGATCGTCTGGGAGGTGGTAACAGGTTACCAAAAGACCGGGGTGGCGCAATGAACCTTGGTGCGATCCTTTTGTCGGTGCTTTTGGTGGGGCATAGCCTGTTCGGCCAAACCGGGCCGCGCATGTTGGAGCAGTTGTTAAAGGCCGGGGGTCATGCGCCCGAGGTTTCCGCGCAGATCATCAACGGTGCGCCGCTGCGTTATAACTGGGACAATGGCCGTGAGGCCAAGGGCGATAACGCGCGCGAGGTTCTGGCGCAGGGCGGCGTGAATGCGGTGATCCTGACCGAAGCCATCCCATTGGCCGATCAGATCAAGTGGAATGACAGCGCCGGGTTTGCCGGAAAATTCCATGCCTTGGCAGTTGAAGGGACCCCAGAGGCGCAGGTGTTCCTGCAAGAGACATGGCCGCGTGGCGCGCCGGGGGCGGAATGGCGCGCGGCGATTGCCGCGCAGGCCGAGGAATGGCAGGGCATCGTTGACGATGTGAACGCGGCCCGGCCCGACGGCAGCCCCCCCATGCGTCTTTTGCCTGCGGGACAGTCGATGCTTGCCTTACATGCGGCAATCGAGGCGGGGGAGGTCACCGGGCTGGATGGGCTTGGCCCGCTGTTCGACGACGACATCCACCTGAGCGACCTGGGGCATTACTATATCGCGTTGGTGCAATATGGGTTTGTCACCGGGCAAAGCCCCGTGGGCCTGCCGCATCGCCTGACCAATCCTTGGGGAAAACCCTATGATGCGCCGCCCAAGGCCTTGGCGGCAGAGTTACAGACGGTGGCGGCGGGGGTTGCCGGTGGTGGGAAGACAGCCAAGGCCAGCCCAAAGGTGAAACAGCCCCCCGCGCCGCAGGCCGGTGGGAATATCGGGATCGGCCTTGCGGCAGTCAATGATTGGTCGGTGCAGCAGCCTTTTCTGGATGTAATGAAAACTGCGCGCCCATGGATCGTGCACAGGCCCGGCCAATGGGGCGGTGCAGGGCATGCCGAACTGGTTGAAGGCGGGTATCTGGACGAAGACGGTTGGCCCAAGCGCCTGCCGCGCGAGATGGGCACGCTGGGAACCGTGATCCTGACCGACCTGCCCGAGGAAGCAACCTATACCGAAGGACGCTATCGATTGTCCTTCGAGGGGAAGGGCATCGTCGAAGTGGGTGGCCGCGCCCGGAACACACGTTACAGCAAGGGCGAGGTGCGGTTCGATTTCACCCCCGGCCCGGGGCCTGTCGATATCCGTATTCAGCGTAGCGACCCCGAAGATCCCGTACGCAAGATCAGTGTCGTCAAGGAAGAGCATATCGCACGCTTTAAAGCGGGAGAGGTGTTCAATCCGCTTTGGATTGATCGGCTGCGCGGCCTCAAGTTGTTGCGCTTCATGGACTGGATGGAGACCAACAACTCGGAGATTTCCCAGTGGTCCGACCGGCCCAAGCCCGAGGATTATACCTATGCCCTCAATGGCGTGCCTCTGGAGATCATGTTGCAACTGTCGCGAAAGGTTGGGGCCGATGTCTGGCTGAACATCCCGCACCGCGCCGATGATGCCTTTGTCAGGGACTTCGCGGCGATGGTGCGCGATGGCCTGCCCGAGGATCGCAAGGTTTATGCGGAGTATTCCAACGAGGTTTGGAATTTCGCCTTCGAACAGGCACGCTGGGCCGCTGAACAGGCGCAGCGGCGTTGGGATGCCAAGGATGCCGGCGCACAGTTCTATGGAATGCGCGCGGCGCAGGTGGCGCGGATTTGGTCCGAGGCTTGGGGCGAGGATGGGTCGGAACTCATTAACGTGATTTCAAGTCAGACAGGATGGCTTGGCCTTGAGGAACTGGTGTTCGAGGCGCCGCTCTGGATGGCCGAACCCGAAAGCGACGGGGTGCCGCCTTGGATTGCCTTCGATGCCTACGCGGTGACCGGATATTTTGGTGGCATCCTTGGCACCGAGGCTCGCGCCGATCTGGTGAAGGGCTGGCTTAATGAAAGCCGAGCGGCCGCGGTGGAGGACGGTCACAACATTGGCCTGACCGGCGCCGAACTGGATGCCCATGTAAAGGCGCATCGGTTTGACCTTGCCATGCGCAATGCGGGGGAAGAGTTGAAGGATGGTGCCCTGAGTGGGGATGCCGCCGATACCGTGGCCGATCTCTTGGGCCGGGTGTTGCCTTATCACGCCGAGGTGGCACAGGCGCATGGCCTGCAACTGGTCATGTACGAAGGGGGCAGTCACGTCGTGGGTATCGGCGAGGCGGTGAATGACGCGGAATTGACGGCCTTCTTTCAGGCACTCAATTACTCGCCCGAAATGGCCGTGCTTTATGACCGGCTTCTGCACGGGTGGCGTGACCTGACAGATGGTGTTTTCACGGCCTATGCCGATGTCTACGCGCCCACGAAATGGGGGAGTTGGGGGCACTTGCGCCATCTGGGCGATGATAACCCGCGGTGGGATGCCCTGCGCGCGACCCTGACATGCGAGGTGAATTGTGAGTAACCCATTGGTGTCCATCATCCTGCCTGCCCATGACGAGGCAAGCTATATCGGTAATTGCCTGCGGGCGCTTCTGGCGTCTGATCCGGGTCCCTATCGGGCCGAGGTGGTGGTCGTGGCAAATGCCTGTTCGGACAGTACGGCAATGGTTGCGAAACGCTTTGAAGATACCGCCTGCGCCAGGGGCTGGACCCTGTCGGTGATCGAGACCGAGACACCCGGCAAGCTGAATGCGCTGAACCTCGCCGAGGAAACGGCCCGGGGGGATGTCCTGATCTATCTCGATGCTGATGTGATCGTCTCGCGCCCGCTTGTGTCCCGGATCGCCGAGGCGCTGGATACCCCGGCGCCGCGCTATGCCTCGGGCCAACCCGAGGTACGCGCGCAAAGTGGCTTTACCCGCGCCTATGCCCGGATCTGGCAGCGGTTGCCATTTATCGCAACAGGTGTGCCGGGGTTCGGGGTGTTCGCGATGAACATCGCGGGGCGGGCGCGCTGGGGGGCGTGGCCCGAGATCATTTCGGACGACACCTTTGCCCGGCTTCACTTTGCGCCCGATGAGCGAGAGCGCGTCGTGGCGCGGTATTCGTGGCCGATGATCGAAGGGTTCTGGAACCTTGTCAAAGTGCGCAGACGGCAGGATGACGGGGTGGACGAGGTCGCCAGTTATTATCCGCACCTCATGGAAAACGACGATGTGGTGCCGCCCGGCAAGATCGAGGTGCTGCGCCTCGGGCTGTCAGACCCTCTTGGACTTGCGGCCTATCTGGCTGTGAAACTGGCGGTCAGGAGCGGGCTGGCCGAGTCAAAGCAATCGTGGGTGCGGGGGCGTTAACCCGTTGCTTGCGCAAAATGTTTGGCAAGTTCTGCGGCCTCTTTGCTCACATCATGCCGGTCGAGCGCGCGGGTGCGGCCCGCGCGCCCCATCCCGGTAAGCGTTTCGGCGTCGCAAGCGGCCAGGTCATCCACCGCCTGCGCCAAGGCGTCAGGGGCACCCGCAGGCACCAGCCAGCCGGTTTTCCCCGGCTGCACCAATTCGGGGATGCCCGCGATATAGGTGGCGATCACCGGGCGCCCTGCGGCCATGGCCTCCATGATGACCATGGGCAGACCTTCGGCGAAACTGGGCATGACAAGGGCCTGCGCGTTGGTAAGTTCGGTACGCACGTCATCCTCGGACAACCAGCCGGTGAGGGTGATGTTTTGGCCCAATCCATGCGCCTTGATTGCGGCCTCGATCTGTGGGCGCATCTCACCGTCACCGACCAGTGAAAGGTGTGCCTCGGGGTGGTCTTCGACGATCCGCGCCATGGCCTCGATCAGGGCGAGTTGCCCCTTTTGCTCGGAAAACCGCCCGATGGAGACAAGCCTTGGCGCACCCGGTGAGATCGGCTCGGGGGCAGTAAATTTGTCCGGGTCGATCCCGCAATGCACGACCTTCAGGCGGGGCCAATGGGCGTGGTCCACCCAGCGGCAAA comes from Roseovarius bejariae and encodes:
- a CDS encoding 4'-phosphopantetheinyl transferase family protein; this encodes MADIFAEDTVEALARGLFPEDVTMGFAFPWGTPEGLLPGEASGLRRPGEKRLAEFAAGRRAAHQAMERLGMPVRAVAHGPDRAPVWPRGVVGSISHSDTHCLAVLAKAGTYAALGLDLEEDRDLPRDLIEVVCSPAERGWLSVQPEGERGRLARLIFSAKECAYKAQYGVTQQLIGFEAFEITPDLETGQFEATFTQDVVPFNRGACLHGLFSFGGGVILTGMALPREGVAG
- a CDS encoding glycosyltransferase family 2 protein; amino-acid sequence: MSNPLVSIILPAHDEASYIGNCLRALLASDPGPYRAEVVVVANACSDSTAMVAKRFEDTACARGWTLSVIETETPGKLNALNLAEETARGDVLIYLDADVIVSRPLVSRIAEALDTPAPRYASGQPEVRAQSGFTRAYARIWQRLPFIATGVPGFGVFAMNIAGRARWGAWPEIISDDTFARLHFAPDERERVVARYSWPMIEGFWNLVKVRRRQDDGVDEVASYYPHLMENDDVVPPGKIEVLRLGLSDPLGLAAYLAVKLAVRSGLAESKQSWVRGR
- a CDS encoding glycosyltransferase family 4 protein; the encoded protein is MTIAYVLNTYPQPSHSFIRREVRALEAQGTPILRLAMRRPTMPLVASQDHEEEAQTDYVLEKGAPALGRAVLSRLFKSPRAWWRGLCQGMQAGARHPMGRLRHLIYFAEACYIANRCEGAGVTHIHSHFGTNSATVAMLAHTIGGPSYSFTVHGPEEFDAPAALSLGDKMAGAAFTVAISSFGRSQLCRWVDHAHWPRLKVVHCGIDPDKFTAPEPISPGAPRLVSIGRFSEQKGQLALIEAMARIVEDHPEAHLSLVGDGEMRPQIEAAIKAHGLGQNITLTGWLSEDDVRTELTNAQALVMPSFAEGLPMVIMEAMAAGRPVIATYIAGIPELVQPGKTGWLVPAGAPDALAQAVDDLAACDAETLTGMGRAGRTRALDRHDVSKEAAELAKHFAQATG